In the Choloepus didactylus isolate mChoDid1 chromosome 5, mChoDid1.pri, whole genome shotgun sequence genome, one interval contains:
- the FEZF1 gene encoding fez family zinc finger protein 1 isoform X2 → MDSSCHNATTKMLATAPTRGNMMSTSKPLAFSIERIMARTPEPKALPAPHFLQGAVPKGDPKHSLQLNSSIPCMIPFVPVAYDTSPKAEVTGAEPRKASLEAPTAPAAAPSAPAFSCSDLLNCALSLKGDLTRDALPLQQYKLPKTYLAERNKLVVPAVEKYPSGVAFKDLSQAQLQHYMKESAQLLSEKIAFKTSEFSRGSPNAKPKVFTCEVCGKVFNAHYNLTRHMPVHTGARPFVCKVCGKGFRQASTLCRHKIIHTQEKPHKCNQCGKAFNRSSTLNTHTRIHAGYKPFVCEFCGKGFHQKGNYKNHKLTHSGEKQFKCNICNKAFHQVYNLTFHMHTHNDKKPFTCPTCGKGFCRNFDLKKHVRKLHDSGLGLTRSPAGEPGTNPSSALQQPQPATLPSLPPPGPLQPGLHQGHQ, encoded by the exons ATGGACAGTAGCTGCCACAACGCGACCACCAAAATGTTAGCGACTGCTCCGACCCGAGGCAACATGATGAGCACCTCCAAACCCTTGGCTTTCTCCATCGAACGAATTATGGCGCGCACCCCCGAGCCAAAGGCCCTGCCCGCCCCCCACTTCCTACAGGGAGCCGTGCCCAAGGGGGACCCCAAGCACTCTCTGCAACTCAACTCGTCGATTCCCTGCATGATCCCCTTCGTGCCTGTGGCGTACGACACAAGCCCCAAGGCGGAAGTCACCGGCGCTGAGCCGCGAAAGGCAAGTCTGGAGGCCCCCACCGCGCCAGCGGCGGCGCCCTCGGCTCCAGCGTTCAGCTGCAGCGACCTGCTCAACTGCGCGCTGAGTCTCAAGGGCGACCTGACCCGCGATGCGCTGCCACTGCAGCAGTACAAGCTG CCAAAAACGTATTTAGCCGAAAGGAATAAACTAGTGGTGCCGGCGGTGGAGAAGTATCCCTCAGGAGTAGCTTTCAAAGACCTGTCCCAGGCTCAACTGCAGCATTACATGAAAGAAAGCGCCCAGCTTCTGTCGGAAAAAATCGCATTTAAAACCTCGGAATTCAGCAGAGGCTCTCCTAATGCCAAGCCCAAAGTTTTCACTTGCGAAGTGTGTGGAAAG GTCTTTAACGCGCACTATAATTTAACCCGTCACATGCCGGTGCACACAGGAGCCAGACCCTTCGTTTGCAAAGTGTGTGGAAAGGGCTTCCGGCAGGCTAGCACTCTGTGCAGGCACAAGATCATTCACACCCAG GAAAAACCTCACAAATGTAACCAGTGTGGCAAAGCATTTAACAGAAGTTCCACTTTAAACACGCATACCCGAATACACGCAGGCTACAAACCGTTTGTGTGTGAATTCTGTGGCAAAGGATTTCATCAAAAAG GGAATTACAAAAACCACAAGTTGACCCACAGCGGGGAGAAGCAGTTCAAGTGCAATATTTGCAACAAGGCTTTCCACCAGGTTTACAATCTCACCTTCCACATGCACACCCATAATGACAAGAAGCCCTTCACCTGCCCCACATGTGGCAAGGGCTTCTGCAGGAACTTTGACCTCAAAAAGCACGTCCGCAAACTGCACGACAGCGGCCTGGGGCTGACCCGCTCGCCCGCCGGGGAGCCAGGCACAAACCCGTCGTCCGCGTTACAGCAGCCGCAGCCCGCAACGCTGCCTTCTCTGCCGCCCCCGGGGCCCCTGCAACCAGGGCTCCACCAGGGCCACCAGTGA
- the FEZF1 gene encoding fez family zinc finger protein 1 isoform X1 has product MDSSCHNATTKMLATAPTRGNMMSTSKPLAFSIERIMARTPEPKALPAPHFLQGAVPKGDPKHSLQLNSSIPCMIPFVPVAYDTSPKAEVTGAEPRKASLEAPTAPAAAPSAPAFSCSDLLNCALSLKGDLTRDALPLQQYKLVRPRVVNHSSFHAMGALCYLNRGDGPCHPAAGVNIHPVASYFLSSPLHPQPKTYLAERNKLVVPAVEKYPSGVAFKDLSQAQLQHYMKESAQLLSEKIAFKTSEFSRGSPNAKPKVFTCEVCGKVFNAHYNLTRHMPVHTGARPFVCKVCGKGFRQASTLCRHKIIHTQEKPHKCNQCGKAFNRSSTLNTHTRIHAGYKPFVCEFCGKGFHQKGNYKNHKLTHSGEKQFKCNICNKAFHQVYNLTFHMHTHNDKKPFTCPTCGKGFCRNFDLKKHVRKLHDSGLGLTRSPAGEPGTNPSSALQQPQPATLPSLPPPGPLQPGLHQGHQ; this is encoded by the exons ATGGACAGTAGCTGCCACAACGCGACCACCAAAATGTTAGCGACTGCTCCGACCCGAGGCAACATGATGAGCACCTCCAAACCCTTGGCTTTCTCCATCGAACGAATTATGGCGCGCACCCCCGAGCCAAAGGCCCTGCCCGCCCCCCACTTCCTACAGGGAGCCGTGCCCAAGGGGGACCCCAAGCACTCTCTGCAACTCAACTCGTCGATTCCCTGCATGATCCCCTTCGTGCCTGTGGCGTACGACACAAGCCCCAAGGCGGAAGTCACCGGCGCTGAGCCGCGAAAGGCAAGTCTGGAGGCCCCCACCGCGCCAGCGGCGGCGCCCTCGGCTCCAGCGTTCAGCTGCAGCGACCTGCTCAACTGCGCGCTGAGTCTCAAGGGCGACCTGACCCGCGATGCGCTGCCACTGCAGCAGTACAAGCTGGTAAGACCGCGTGTGGTCAACCACTCTTCCTTCCATGCCATGGGTGCTCTGTGCTACTTGAATCGAGGTGACGGACCGTGCCACCCGGCAGCCGGCGTCAACATCCACCCGGTGGCCTCCTACTTCCTCAGTTCCCCTTTGCACCCGCAGCCAAAAACGTATTTAGCCGAAAGGAATAAACTAGTGGTGCCGGCGGTGGAGAAGTATCCCTCAGGAGTAGCTTTCAAAGACCTGTCCCAGGCTCAACTGCAGCATTACATGAAAGAAAGCGCCCAGCTTCTGTCGGAAAAAATCGCATTTAAAACCTCGGAATTCAGCAGAGGCTCTCCTAATGCCAAGCCCAAAGTTTTCACTTGCGAAGTGTGTGGAAAG GTCTTTAACGCGCACTATAATTTAACCCGTCACATGCCGGTGCACACAGGAGCCAGACCCTTCGTTTGCAAAGTGTGTGGAAAGGGCTTCCGGCAGGCTAGCACTCTGTGCAGGCACAAGATCATTCACACCCAG GAAAAACCTCACAAATGTAACCAGTGTGGCAAAGCATTTAACAGAAGTTCCACTTTAAACACGCATACCCGAATACACGCAGGCTACAAACCGTTTGTGTGTGAATTCTGTGGCAAAGGATTTCATCAAAAAG GGAATTACAAAAACCACAAGTTGACCCACAGCGGGGAGAAGCAGTTCAAGTGCAATATTTGCAACAAGGCTTTCCACCAGGTTTACAATCTCACCTTCCACATGCACACCCATAATGACAAGAAGCCCTTCACCTGCCCCACATGTGGCAAGGGCTTCTGCAGGAACTTTGACCTCAAAAAGCACGTCCGCAAACTGCACGACAGCGGCCTGGGGCTGACCCGCTCGCCCGCCGGGGAGCCAGGCACAAACCCGTCGTCCGCGTTACAGCAGCCGCAGCCCGCAACGCTGCCTTCTCTGCCGCCCCCGGGGCCCCTGCAACCAGGGCTCCACCAGGGCCACCAGTGA